A genomic segment from Verrucomicrobiaceae bacterium encodes:
- a CDS encoding 4-hydroxy-3-methylbut-2-enyl diphosphate reductase: MPPPAQRVNVRTPEVMERVQAEVETHYRSTIVEQIRARGSMLRIGSTTVRLARDFGFCYGVERAIDLAYAARKVFADRKVYLLGEIIHNQEVNRQLTEMGIISIPISEHESTLATLTAEDVVIVPAFGAETRLMKLIAERGCLTVDTTCGDVMSVWKRVRQYSKTGFTSIIHGKATHEETRATSSRAMGDDGMGNYLVILTLADVDYVCDYIRHGGDRAAFLSRFPQSARSVGFDPDLHLTRIGVANQTTMLKSETEEVQRRLRQAVIDRNAGDSVPDANFQVFDTICGATQERQDSLFGLLQFPLDVLLVVGGYNSSNTTHLVEIGEQQLPTFFIRTADCLTSLEQIVHFDIHQKTETQSYSTKLASSEPVTVGITAGASCPNNLIEDTVLRIFSLRGIDPASVRAALA; the protein is encoded by the coding sequence ATGCCTCCACCTGCCCAACGCGTCAATGTCCGCACCCCCGAGGTCATGGAACGCGTGCAGGCGGAGGTCGAGACGCACTACCGCAGCACCATCGTCGAGCAAATCCGTGCCCGTGGCAGCATGCTGCGCATCGGCAGCACCACGGTGCGACTGGCGCGGGATTTCGGCTTCTGCTACGGCGTGGAGCGGGCCATCGACCTGGCTTACGCTGCGCGGAAGGTGTTTGCTGACCGCAAGGTCTATCTCCTCGGTGAAATCATCCACAACCAGGAGGTCAACCGCCAGCTCACCGAGATGGGCATCATCAGCATCCCCATCTCTGAGCATGAGAGCACCCTCGCCACTCTCACAGCCGAAGACGTCGTCATCGTCCCTGCCTTTGGGGCAGAGACACGGCTCATGAAGCTCATCGCCGAGCGCGGCTGCCTCACGGTGGATACCACCTGCGGCGATGTCATGAGTGTCTGGAAGCGTGTCCGCCAGTACTCCAAGACCGGCTTCACCTCCATCATCCACGGCAAAGCCACGCATGAGGAGACCCGCGCCACCTCCTCCCGCGCCATGGGGGACGATGGGATGGGAAACTACCTCGTCATCCTCACCCTCGCAGATGTGGACTACGTCTGTGACTACATCCGCCACGGCGGCGACCGCGCTGCCTTCCTCAGCCGCTTTCCTCAGTCCGCACGCTCCGTCGGCTTCGATCCAGACCTACACCTCACCCGCATCGGTGTCGCCAATCAGACGACCATGCTCAAGTCCGAGACAGAAGAAGTGCAGCGCCGCCTCCGCCAAGCCGTCATCGACCGGAATGCCGGCGACTCTGTCCCTGACGCCAATTTCCAGGTATTCGACACCATCTGCGGAGCCACCCAAGAGCGCCAAGACAGCCTCTTCGGCCTGCTCCAATTCCCGCTCGATGTGCTGCTCGTCGTCGGCGGCTACAACAGCTCCAATACCACCCACCTGGTGGAAATCGGTGAGCAGCAGCTCCCCACCTTCTTCATCCGCACGGCGGACTGTCTCACCTCCCTGGAGCAGATCGTCCATTTTGACATTCATCAAAAGACAGAGACCCAGAGCTACTCCACCAAGCTGGCCAGCAGTGAGCCCGTCACCGTCGGCATCACCGCTGGGGCCTCCTGTCCGAACAATCTCATCGAAGACACAGTGCTGCGCATCTTTTCCCTACGCGGCATCGACCCCGCGAGCGTCCGCGCCGCACTAGCCTAG
- a CDS encoding DUF2851 family protein, whose amino-acid sequence MSAPSPLPLAHRYSRFREEVFGDHVGETALQGFDAAFSELDWQSLWFAGAFGSEFVTVDGEKVTISDFGTWNSGPGPDFTGCAVTLNGASLRGDIELDTDARDWEHHHHGANADYDRVVLHLVLRMPEQRFFTRTSQHRAVPQILLQPQMLASDAKPQRGLAAARLGRCATPLAEMETQRVQSMIEAAAQFRLEKKSARLHRIVAAQGREQAIFQALAQTLGYRNNQVPFVILSQRLPLKRLLKQNAAEREALLFGVSGFLAKIRLEDTEGATRGYLRQLWSEWWKQRDACARWMEPPQLPRWNLAATRPGNHPQRRLGALAAMLSHWERICEPLADATRWTQPAWRAALTSLRHDFWSTHYTLMAEPAARPIAMIGESRVQEMLANVAYPLLVPERTRLWAEYLELPALLDNQKVRRATQRLFGDGSPRAADFQTMLHHHQGLLQIYEDFCLEDDSACADCPFPLRLKEWK is encoded by the coding sequence ATGTCCGCCCCGTCCCCTCTCCCGCTTGCGCATCGGTACTCACGTTTTCGTGAGGAGGTGTTTGGCGACCATGTGGGGGAAACGGCGTTGCAGGGCTTTGATGCGGCGTTTTCGGAGCTGGACTGGCAGAGCCTTTGGTTTGCGGGGGCTTTTGGCAGTGAATTTGTGACAGTGGATGGAGAAAAGGTGACGATCAGCGACTTCGGCACTTGGAACTCTGGCCCTGGGCCTGATTTCACGGGTTGCGCGGTCACGCTGAATGGCGCTTCGCTGCGTGGAGACATCGAGCTGGATACAGATGCACGCGACTGGGAGCACCACCACCACGGAGCGAATGCCGATTATGACCGTGTGGTGCTCCATCTGGTGCTGCGCATGCCGGAGCAGCGTTTTTTCACCCGCACGAGCCAGCACCGAGCGGTGCCACAGATCCTGCTCCAGCCGCAGATGCTCGCTAGCGATGCCAAGCCGCAACGTGGGCTAGCTGCGGCTCGCCTGGGCCGCTGCGCCACGCCCCTGGCGGAAATGGAGACGCAGCGAGTGCAGTCGATGATCGAGGCGGCGGCTCAATTCCGCCTAGAAAAGAAGTCTGCACGGCTCCACCGCATCGTCGCGGCCCAGGGACGCGAACAGGCCATTTTTCAGGCTCTAGCGCAGACACTCGGATACCGAAACAATCAGGTGCCATTCGTCATTTTGAGCCAGCGATTGCCTTTGAAGCGGCTTTTGAAGCAAAACGCTGCGGAGCGCGAGGCGCTGCTTTTTGGTGTGAGTGGCTTCTTGGCAAAAATCCGGCTCGAAGACACCGAGGGGGCTACCAGGGGCTATTTGCGCCAGCTCTGGTCCGAATGGTGGAAGCAGCGTGATGCCTGCGCACGCTGGATGGAGCCGCCACAGCTCCCGCGCTGGAATCTGGCTGCGACACGACCGGGGAATCACCCACAGCGGCGTCTCGGAGCCCTCGCGGCGATGCTCTCGCACTGGGAGCGTATCTGCGAGCCACTGGCAGATGCCACACGTTGGACACAGCCCGCGTGGCGAGCGGCACTGACCTCCCTGCGGCATGATTTCTGGTCCACGCACTACACACTCATGGCGGAGCCTGCTGCACGGCCCATCGCGATGATCGGCGAGAGCCGTGTGCAGGAGATGCTGGCGAATGTGGCCTACCCTCTCCTCGTCCCAGAACGCACACGCCTATGGGCTGAGTATCTGGAGTTACCTGCCCTGCTGGATAATCAAAAAGTCCGCCGTGCCACACAGCGCCTCTTTGGGGATGGGAGTCCACGCGCCGCTGACTTCCAGACCATGCTGCACCATCACCAGGGGCTGTTGCAGATTTATGAGGATTTCTGCCTCGAGGACGATAGTGCCTGCGCAGACTGCCCCTTCCCCCTGCGGCTGAAAGAATGGAAATGA
- the gluQRS gene encoding tRNA glutamyl-Q(34) synthetase GluQRS — translation MSTPPTAHTTRFAPSPTGRLHLGHVFAALFAHRAAHIALGGRFLIRIEDIDATRARPDFEAAIFDDLAWLGLTWEQPVLRQSDHLHDYRAALDTLEARGLLYPCFCTRREIQDEIARAGDAPQGPDGPLYPGTCRSLSADQRRQRMDSGAAYALRLDVGKACRQLAAPLFFTDLTHGTQEAKPDVFGDVVLARKDTPGSYHLAVVVDDARQGITLVTRGEDLLPATHLHRLLQHLLGLPVPLWQHHRLITDETGRRLAKRDNDRSVESMHLAGYSPQDILSTIGML, via the coding sequence ATGTCCACACCGCCCACCGCGCATACGACACGCTTTGCACCCAGTCCTACCGGGCGGCTGCATCTGGGGCATGTCTTTGCGGCGCTGTTCGCTCACCGGGCAGCACATATTGCTCTGGGAGGACGCTTTCTCATTCGCATCGAGGATATTGATGCCACGCGGGCACGCCCAGATTTTGAGGCGGCCATTTTTGATGACTTGGCATGGCTGGGGCTCACCTGGGAGCAGCCGGTGCTGCGGCAGAGTGATCACCTACACGACTATCGCGCTGCTCTGGATACGCTGGAGGCACGCGGCTTGCTCTATCCCTGCTTTTGCACGCGGCGTGAGATACAGGATGAGATCGCTCGTGCAGGAGATGCGCCGCAGGGGCCAGATGGGCCGCTTTATCCTGGCACCTGCCGCAGTCTCAGTGCCGACCAGCGCCGCCAGCGGATGGACAGCGGCGCGGCCTATGCCCTGCGGCTGGATGTAGGAAAAGCATGTCGGCAGCTCGCTGCGCCCCTTTTTTTCACCGATCTCACGCATGGCACGCAGGAGGCAAAACCAGACGTCTTTGGTGATGTGGTGCTGGCACGGAAGGACACCCCAGGCAGCTACCATCTCGCGGTCGTCGTCGATGATGCACGGCAGGGCATCACCCTGGTCACACGCGGGGAGGACTTGCTGCCAGCCACGCATTTGCACCGGCTGCTGCAGCATCTCCTGGGCCTGCCCGTGCCGCTGTGGCAGCATCACCGCCTGATCACGGACGAAACGGGCCGCCGGCTCGCCAAGCGTGACAATGACCGCTCGGTAGAAAGCATGCACCTCGCTGGCTACTCGCCGCAAGACATCCTCTCCACCATCGGTATGCTCTGA
- a CDS encoding L,D-transpeptidase family protein produces the protein MKLHPSIILRSLTLAAAALALSSCAAVKKGGTMYGHDFDPPMTKPSSISNVKVKVSTGAGRIYVTEGNKVLLASPCSVGTGGSTGQGSYRIQFKQAQKRRVSNPDAGYPMAYWQEWKSAYGLHWGFVKPYPCTHGCIRLPMNTARKIFSMTQVGTPLIISPSHPEDATIGKTLPTIDDGPLPNPDRGYLMSNSFFEDAAAGRKLRL, from the coding sequence ATGAAATTGCATCCTTCCATCATCCTCCGCTCCCTCACTCTCGCCGCCGCCGCTTTGGCGCTCAGTAGCTGTGCTGCCGTCAAAAAAGGTGGCACCATGTACGGACATGACTTCGATCCGCCCATGACAAAGCCTTCCAGCATCAGCAATGTGAAGGTGAAGGTCAGCACCGGCGCGGGCCGCATCTATGTCACCGAAGGGAATAAAGTCCTCCTCGCCTCTCCGTGCTCTGTCGGCACTGGCGGCAGCACTGGCCAGGGTAGCTACCGCATCCAGTTCAAGCAGGCGCAGAAGCGCCGCGTCAGCAATCCCGACGCTGGCTATCCTATGGCCTACTGGCAGGAGTGGAAGTCCGCCTACGGCCTCCACTGGGGTTTTGTGAAGCCTTATCCTTGCACCCACGGCTGCATCCGCCTGCCGATGAATACCGCCCGCAAGATCTTCTCCATGACCCAGGTCGGCACCCCGCTCATCATCAGCCCTTCGCACCCAGAGGATGCCACCATCGGCAAGACTCTGCCTACCATCGACGACGGCCCATTGCCTAATCCAGATCGCGGCTACCTCATGAGCAACTCCTTCTTTGAAGACGCTGCTGCAGGTCGCAAACTGCGCCTCTGA
- the xseB gene encoding exodeoxyribonuclease VII small subunit: protein MSKPVRQPDEESSFEDAMQRLNEIISAMEDDRMPLAEMIQSYSEGMQLLKVCRQHIEVARHRVELISADLDAGKATTRPFGGDSADETPDADEASPRQSPPKRRKTATDEEIRLF, encoded by the coding sequence ATGAGCAAACCCGTGCGCCAGCCCGATGAAGAATCCTCCTTCGAGGATGCGATGCAGCGCCTGAATGAAATCATCTCAGCGATGGAGGATGACCGCATGCCGCTGGCAGAGATGATCCAGAGCTACTCCGAGGGCATGCAGCTACTGAAAGTCTGCCGCCAGCATATCGAGGTGGCACGCCACCGCGTGGAGCTGATCTCTGCGGATTTAGATGCCGGAAAGGCCACGACACGGCCCTTTGGAGGAGATTCCGCCGACGAAACACCCGACGCGGATGAAGCCAGCCCCCGCCAATCTCCACCGAAGCGCCGCAAAACGGCGACAGACGAGGAAATCCGCCTTTTTTGA
- a CDS encoding chitobiase/beta-hexosaminidase C-terminal domain-containing protein, with the protein MRPLLLTLLTASSLLAQTTTKAPPAPLSMERDQSGLITFKLPSKESTILYTLDGTEPTAKSAPYLAPFALPGGGTVKATLFTKDRTAHAKVVQSVFEPLSGQKAQPSTVVPIPQDRSWPQYDWAKRHALTSAAVKKIQPQILFIGDSITHFFGGEQFDSYALRGQQTWGEFYAPRKAGNLGFGWDKTENVLWRLQHGALDGISPKLVVLMIGTNNSANCSAPEIAAGITAIVQELHQRLPQSKTLLLGIFPRGEKPGPQREKLSAVNQLIAKLDGQQNATFLDIGSKFLTAEGLITKDIMPDYLHPNEKGYRIWAEAIEPTVKKLLGE; encoded by the coding sequence ATGCGCCCGCTCCTCCTCACCCTGCTGACAGCTTCCTCGCTCCTCGCCCAGACGACCACCAAGGCACCGCCAGCGCCACTGTCGATGGAGCGGGATCAGAGCGGCCTCATCACCTTCAAGCTGCCTTCCAAAGAGAGCACCATTCTTTACACGCTCGATGGTACGGAGCCCACCGCGAAGTCGGCCCCCTACTTGGCACCGTTTGCCCTGCCTGGAGGCGGCACCGTGAAGGCCACACTCTTCACCAAGGACCGCACTGCCCATGCCAAAGTCGTGCAGAGTGTCTTCGAGCCGCTGTCGGGTCAAAAAGCGCAACCCAGCACCGTCGTACCCATCCCACAGGACCGGAGCTGGCCACAGTATGACTGGGCAAAGCGCCACGCACTGACCAGCGCCGCTGTGAAAAAAATCCAGCCGCAGATCCTCTTCATCGGCGACTCCATCACGCACTTTTTCGGTGGCGAGCAGTTCGACAGCTATGCCCTGCGCGGACAGCAGACCTGGGGCGAATTTTATGCGCCGCGGAAGGCCGGGAATCTGGGCTTCGGCTGGGACAAGACGGAGAATGTGCTCTGGCGGCTCCAGCACGGCGCATTGGACGGTATTTCGCCGAAACTCGTCGTCCTCATGATCGGCACGAACAATAGCGCCAACTGCTCTGCCCCTGAAATCGCTGCGGGCATCACCGCTATCGTCCAGGAGCTGCATCAGCGTCTCCCGCAGTCGAAAACCTTGCTACTGGGCATCTTCCCCCGTGGTGAGAAGCCCGGCCCGCAGCGGGAAAAGCTCTCCGCCGTCAATCAACTCATCGCCAAGCTCGACGGGCAGCAAAACGCGACCTTTCTCGACATCGGGTCAAAATTCCTCACGGCAGAAGGCCTGATCACCAAGGACATCATGCCCGATTACCTGCACCCGAACGAAAAAGGCTACCGCATCTGGGCAGAGGCCATCGAGCCGACCGTGAAAAAGCTCCTCGGCGAGTGA